The genomic segment GCTGGAGCGGGCGGAGGCGGCGGCCGCATTTAACCCGGGGGccggtgggtggggagggggaacgCGGGCCGCGACCCCTCCCACTGGCAGGGAGCGACCCCCTCTTCCTCCGAGGGCTGGGGCGGGGCCAGCGCGACGCCCCCTGCTCCCGCCACCCCTGGAGCCGCAGACGCGAGCTGCGGGGCGGGAGTCGGGCTCCCGCGGGAGGCTGGGCGGCTACGCTCTCCGCAGCCGGAATGCGTTGGAAGCCTCCGAGGCTCTTCCCCGGGGAGAACCCCAAGGGGCGGAGCGGGGCCTGGCTCGGCCGCCGGCTGCTTGGCCCCGCTTCCGAGGGCGCGGCCCGGCTCTTGACCCCCGCCGCCCCTTCCAGGGGTGGCCAGAGGCCCCGGACTCTGGTCCTGCAAAGAGGGATAAAGGGTTCAGAAGGGCAGCTTGAGGCTTCGTGGCTCTCCCCAGGCCCCACCTGGTGGTGCCTCGGATCCTGCCCTCACGGACGCCTTTCCACGTTCTCTGCAATCACTGAGGTCCTGGGCCCAGCCATCCTCGCCCATCAAAACACTCTGGCGAAGACGCCCCCAGGCCCCTAGGCCCTGACTGGCCCCCTCCACAGGGCCGATGGAGGCCCTGTGTTCAGGGGAAGGAAAGCTGAGACAGCTGAGACAGCCTTCTCTTGGGAGATAGGGGGTTGGGAGTGTTGCTTTAACccgaaaaataggaaaatattccAAGATCCCAGGCACACAGTTTGGGGGGCCCGTCCATTTTTTCAGGCATCAGCAGGCGGGCCAGAGAGCACTCTTCCAGTCCAGGGTCCAGCAAccactctcccctcctctctctccgcgcccccccccccccaatccacATCAGGACTGCCCCGGGGTGAGTCCCTTCAGGGTGCTGGGAAGGCACGCGCCCTCACAAACTCAGCCTCCGCCTCGAGGCCGGCACAAGTGAGGCCTTTGTGGCGCCGGGGCCTCACCCCAGTGCTCCAGGCTGCAGTGGGCGTGGAGCCAGACCTGCGGAGTGGCGCCTGGGTGGTCCCGGTGGTCGCCATGAAGACCTCACTGAGCTCCCCGCCACCCAAATGGTTCGCCCACAGCTTACACTCAAGTCGCCTCTCTTGCCGGAGGTTTCTTCCCTTTGACCCCGAGGGGGGCGGAACTGGGAGGGCCCCTCCCATTCACTTCACTCAGTCTGCCCGCTTGGGTCTCTAAGCTCCCTGCTGCGGGTGCCCGGCCCGCCACCACCTAGCCCCAGGTCAGCCTCGGAGCCCAGCGCGGTCCTGAGGGAAGGCGTGCGCCGCTGCCTGCAGCAGCAGTGCGAGCAGACGGTTCGGATCCTGCATGCCAAGGTGGCCCAGAAATCATACGGAAATGAGAAGAGGTAGGTCCTTCGGTGGCCCTCCAAGGTCCCCAGGACCCGCCTTTAGCCCTGTGGTCCCCCTCCCTGTTTAGAGTCTTTTCGCTTCCCCGGTGGtgcaggtggtaaagagtccacccgttaaaacaggagacacaagagacatgggttcaatccctgggtcgggaagatcccctgaagaaggaaatggcagctcactccagtatttttttgtctagaaaattccatggacaaaaaaaaaaaaaaaaaaaagaaagaaaattccatggacagaggagcctggtaggttacagtctgtggggtcaaacagagtcagacatgactgagcacccataTGCACGAAGGACCACACACAGAACCTGGAGAGGACCCAGGGCTCCAGTTCTTAGCCAATCAGTGGCCTTTTCCCCTCAGTCACCATCAGCCCGCTTTGTCGATCAAAGTCTGTGAATCTACAGtccccattcactcattcatccattcattcattctttcattccacAACTGCCTACTGAGTGCTTATCATGCGTCAGGCTCTCTGGCACTGCTGGGCACCCAGGACACAGCTGGACAAGACAGATGCAATCACTGCCCTTGTGGCATCTTTGCTCTagtgtgagagagacagacaaatCAGTGAAGAAGATGCTCCCAGATGGTGATGAGAGCTAGAAGGGAAACAGAATGGGGCAAGGTGAGAGAAACTGAAGGGCAGGGGTATATTTAGCTAGCAAGGTCAAGGTGGTAGGAAGGCCTTTTAAGGAGATGACATTCGAACTAAGACTTGAATGTGAAAATGGAGCCGGACGTCAGAAAGTCTGGGGGAAGCATGCTTTAATTAGAAgcaatgaaaaatgcaaagaccTAGACTCGGTACTAACTTGGCCTGTTGGAGGCCAAAAGAAGTCAGAGTGGCTGGAATTAGAGAAGGAGAGGAATCATCATAGGAAGTGAAGTTGGAGAAGTAAGCAGGGGCCAGATCATGTAAGCACTTTGAATTTAAACCACTGGAGGATTAAGATAAGCAACAtactctaaaaaaagaaaaaaaaaaatcaatttggcTGTTGTGTGAAAAACAGGTCGAAGGTGGGTAGGAGTGGAAGCAGAGAGACCAATGGGAGGCTGATGCAGTGGTCCAGGCAAATTGATGGCAGTTGGGACAAAGATGGAGGTGGTCAGAAGTCAATGGAttctaaatatgttttaaaggtGGTGGATAGGACTTACTGATGGATTGAGTGAggaatgtgaaaaaaagaaaagaaagattcgGGTTATTAATGGGTTCACAGTCGCGGAGAAACCTGGGGAGATGTAGGAGGAATCAAGGATTCCGTGGGCTTTCTGCTATCTTTGTGATGCCTCAAAGACAGGACACTCAAATGGAGATAGATATACGAGTCCGGCGCTTACATGTCTCTGCAGGTTCTTCTGCCCGCCGCCCTGTGTCTACCTCGCAGGTCCCGGTTGGAGGGTGAAGCCAGTGCCGGGCCAAGGTGAGGACGGACTCCATGGCGGCCGGGCGGCTCCGTTTACAAGGGGACCAGCCACTCTGTAGGGCCCGGGAGCGGGGCGGTTCTCAGGCGCAGTCTCGCCGCGCCCTCTGGCGGCGAGAACCAAGCTTGCCTGGCTGACACCTGAGTGCCGCCAGAGCCGGCTCACATTCCTTTGCAGCCCACCAGTCCGGGGAGACTGGGCCCCTGGTCTGCGGTTACATGGGACTAGACGGCGCGTCCGGCAGCGCCGCCGAGACGCAGAAGTTGAATTTCGAAGAACAGCCGGACTCCAGGGTGAGAGCGCATGGCgggaggggggcgggaggggggcagTGAGGGTGGGTGAACTGCGAATCCTTCTCCCAGCCTCACCTCTCCCTTGGAGGGgactggggaggagaggggactcCGTCACTCCCCCTGCAGGAGCCAAAAGATAGGTGGGAATGCGGAGAGACCAGGTTTCTGCCTTGAGGCTGAGCCCAAGAACTTGGACGTGTCATGTCACGTCCGACGGGGCGGGCGTCAGATAACTGGGGGAGGTGGGCTCATCCCGTGACTTAGGGCTGCGATGAGACGACCCCGTCCCCGCGAACCCGGTAGGAATTCAGTTGCGCCAAGACTCTGTACATCTCGGACGCAGACAAGAGGAAGCACTTCCGACTGGTGTTGCGGCTCATGCTCCGGGGCGGTCGGGAGCTGGGCACCTTCCACAGCCGCCTCATCAAGGTCATCTCCAAGCCCTCGCAGAAGAAACAGTCGCTGAAAAACACCGACCGTgagcgggggcggggcctcgCCGCCGGGCGGGCTTGGGGAGGTGCCCCAGGTCTGCAAGCCGCTTGAtttgggaagagggagggagagaggcctGGGAGTCTGAGCCGAAAGCGGGGCCGGGTCTGGATGAGTGGGTGTGGCCTAGGTACCCAATTTGAGGTTGGGGGTCCCCAAAATAGCTGGCAGGTGCTGAACTAAAGACAAACTATAATAATAATAGGGCAGAGGAAATTCggttaaaaatatttgttcagtgcCTGATGTGCATTGCAAGTGTCTGTTCTGGAGGAACAGCCTAGCCTAGCAGGGGAGAGACACACAGAGCTGATCAAAGAGACAGTTGGAGATAAGTACTGCCCTGGATGCCAAGTGATAAACCCCGGGGCTAATGGGTTTGAAAATGCAGGGGGAAAAAGCCTGAATGACAATAACACCATCACCCTCCCTGGAAGATGGAAGGGAGAAGCTAGGGAAACGGGTCCTTTCTTGGCGGGCATGTACATTCATCACCCTGTTTGATGCTCATCCTTGTAAGGTGAGTGGTAGGTGAGGAAAATGAGATGCAGAACATCCATCCATTTGTTTAAGAAATGTTCGGGccttggaattccctggcagcccagtggttaagactctgtggttCCACTGTAGGGgactcaggcttgatccctggttggtgaaccctaagatcctgtatgccactcAGTGGgaccagaaaaaaggaaaagaaaaatgaaaaaaaaaagaaaagaaatattgggGCCCATCACCTTCCAAATGACTTGCTTAGGCTTGCCCAGCTAGAAAAGTGGTCCAGCCAGCATTTGAACTTGAGTTGATGTGACTCAAGCCCACTCCCACCCCGCACCTTATTTACTTTCTGTTAAAAACGCTGAAGGATGTCTAAGATTCAGGTAGTGCTCTGGCTGGCCGCTGGTGTGAGGATAGGGCCAGGGAATGGTAAGGTTGATACAATGTGACGGGTTTAAGTGCAGATTCTGGAAGGAGgtggcctgggtttgaattctggctctgccgctggctagctgtgtgatcttgagggAGTTGTTCTCTCGAGTAAAGATAATATTATCTACTGCAGAGGGTTCTTGAGAAGCAAAAGAGCTAACTCATGTTCAGCATTTAAAACAGTACCTGAAAAACAAtaaacgttcagttcagttcagttcagttgctcagtcgtgtccaactctttgggaccccgtgaactgcagtacaccaggcctccctgtccatcaccaactcccggagtctacctaaacccatgtccatcgagttggtgatgccatccagccatctcatcctctgtcgtccccttctcctcctgcccccaatccttcccagcattagggtcttttccactgagtcaactcttcacatgaggtggccaaagtattggagtttcagcttcaacatcagtccttccaatgaacacccaggactgatctcctttaggatggactggttgaatcttcttgaagtccaagggacgctcaagagtcttctccaacaccacagttcaaaagcatcagttcttcggtgctcagctttcatcaccgtccaactctcacatccatacatgactactggaaaaactatagccttgactagacggacctttgttggcaaagtaatgtctctgctttttaatatgctatccaggttggtcataactttccttccaaggagtaagcatcttttaatttcatggctgcaatcactatctgcagtgatttggagcccaaaaacataaagtcagaCACTATTTCGACTGTTTCtgcacctatttcccatgaagtgatgggaccagatgccatgatcttagttttctgaatgttgagctttaagccaattttttcactctcctctttcactttcatcaagaggctttttagttccttttcactttctgccataagggtagtgttgtctgcatatctgaggttatcgatatttctcccagcaatcttgattccagcttgtgcttcttccaggccagtgtttttcatgatgtactctgcatgtaaattaaataagcagggtgacaatatacagccttggcgtactccttttcctatttggaaccaatctgttgttccatgtccagttctaactgttgcttcctgacctgcatacaggtatctcaagaggcaggtcaggtggtctggtattcctatctctttcagaattttccagtttattgtgatccacacagtcaaaggctttggcatagtcaataaagcagaaatagatatttttctggaactctcttgctttttctgtgatccagcagatgttggcaatttgatctctggttcctctgccttttataaatccagcttgaacatctggaagttcacagttcatgtattgctgaagcctggcttgaagaattttgagcattacttttccagcgtgtgagatgagcgcaattgtgcggtagtttgagcattctttggcattgcctttctttgggactggaatgaaagctgaccttttccagtcctgtggccactactgagttttccaaatttgctggcatattgagtgtagcactttcacagcatcatctttcaggatttgaaatagctcaaccggaattccatcacctccactagctttgttcatagtgatgctttctaagcccacttgacttcacattccaggatgtctggctctaggtgagtgatcacaccatcgtgattatctgggtcatgaagatcttttttgtaaagttcttctgggtattcttgccacctcttcttaaaatcttctgcttctgttaggtccataccattcctctcctttattgagcccatctttgcatgaaatgttcccttggtatctctaattttcttgaagagatctctagtctttcccattctgttatttccctctatttctttgcattgatcgctgaggaaggctttcttatctctccttgctattctttggaactctgcattcagatgggtatatctttccttttctccttttcttttcacttctcttcttttcacatctatttgtaaggcctcctcagacagccattttgcttttttacattttttccccatggggatggtcttaatccctgtctcctgtgcaatgtcacgaacctccgtccatagttcatcaggcactctgtctatcagatctagtcccttaaatctatttctcacttccactgtataatcctaagggatttgctttaggtcatacctgaatggtctagtggttttccctattttcttcaatttaagtctgaatttggcaataaggagttcacggtctgagccacagtcaactcctggtcttgtttttgctgactgtatagagcttctccatctttggctgcaaagaatataatcaatctgatttcggtgttgaccatctggtgatgtccatgtgtagagtcttctcttgtgttgttggaagagggtgtttgctatgaccagtgcgttctcttggcaaaactctatgagcctttgccctgcttcattctgtacttcaaggtcaaatttgcctgttgctccaggtgtttcttgacttcctacttttgcattccagtcccctacaataAACGTTAGCTATCATCATTATGATAGTGGATGGGAACTTGGGTTAAGTATACATTGAACACCTACAGTATGCCTAGCACTGTGAGGGAAGAATGGGTGATGACCCAGTTCTTTCTCCCCAGTTGCTCAAAATCCAatcagaaagcagaatggtggctCTGAATCTGTGCTAAAGGCCAAAAGAGTTCAATATTAAGCCATAGAAATACACTGCTATTTCACACCACATGCCTTTTGCTTATACAGTCACCTGAGCACCTCCTACCTACCTCGTCCTCCCCAGCTGAGAGTataacctcctccaggaagccttctggaACCCAGCCAGCCCTTACTACATCCTACTGAgagtttttatttattctctgtcTCCACTCTGAGACTGTGAACTCCTCCAGAGCAAAACTAAGTCTAATTCACCCTTTGGTGCCTGGCACCCAGCGTAGGGCAGGCCACCAAGCAGGCATTTAGTAACTACTtgataaaattctgttttttgtGCCCAGGCAGTGAAAAGGACCAGACCAAGGTACAGAAGCAGTGTTACAGCAGGTGCTAGATAAGtagctgtgagacaataaatggCTAGTGTGTCTGGGAATTTGAGGCAGATTGGCTCAGGGGACAGAGGGTGGGAACTTCACTGGCAATTCCAAGGGGCCAATCCAGGCCTGAGCACGGACTCTACTTCTTCCCCTCGCAGTGTGCATATCCTCGGGCTCGAAGGTCTCCCTCTTCAACCGCCTGCGCTCCCAGACAGTCTCCACGCGCTACCTCTCCGTGGAGGACGGGGATTTTGTGGCCAGTGCACGCCAATGGGCTGCCTTCACTCTCCACCTGGGTAATCCCACCAGCAGGCCCGGAGCTGGGCACTTCACATGCATtcacttatttaatcttcaccacAACTCGCCCAGGGAAGTAAATGTTGCCCCATGGAACCGAGGCTCACAGACACCAAAAGACTTGTCAAAAGTCCTAGTGAGTCAGAAACTGAACCCAGCCCTTCCCCCTGACtcagcccctgcccccagggcaCAGACATTCTCAAGGATGGGCCACAGGGGGTTTCTCCAGGCTGAGAACTTTCAGCCTGAGCTGCCTCTCCCCGTGTGCCGACCCCGCCCTTAAGACACATGTGTGACACGAGGCGGAGTCAGAGGCAACAGGATTTGGGACAGAAGCTTAGGACCCCTGAagccctcctgccttctgtttatTCCTCAGCTGATGAACACTGTTCCCAGGGGGACTTCCCGCCTCGAGAGGGCTACGTCCGCTACGGCTCCCTGGTGCAGCTCGTCTGCACGGTCACGGGCATCACCCTACCTCCGATGGTATGGGAAGGGAGGGCACAGCTGGACGGGTCACCCCAGATCCATCCACAAGGGAAGGGCTGAGGGTGAGCACCCAAAGCATGATGACCCCTATCCTCACTGGGGACATTCAGCGTTTGTGGGACCGTGTGGAGGTCAAGGGCTGTCATGGTAGTGGGGAGGATATGCCAGCAATATGCTAGCATTCCGCATGGCTATCGGGGTACCAGAGAGCTGGCTAGGAGGGCAGCCTGTGGGCACCCAGGCACCCTGCTGCCACATCTCCCCCACACTTCTGCCGTAGATCATCCGCAAAGTAGCCAAACAGTGTGCCCTCCTCGACGTGGATGAGCCCATCTCCCAACTCCACAAGTGTGCATTCCAGTTTACCGGTGATCATCCAGGAGGAGGTGGCACCTACTTATGTCTCGCTACAGAGAAGGTGGTGCAGTTTCAGGTGAGAAGCAGAGACTCTCAGCACCAAGCATCTCAGAAAATCAGAACAGCAAAGAACAGTAGGATATAAGATCACCGTTATCATCACCATCGTGGTTGCTACTCACCAAGCAACACTGCCTTCTATGGAATGTTAGACATGAAGACTATCAGGATAGAATCagagaatgtagaaaaaataGTAATAGTAGCATTGAGCAATGCTCCTTCTCAAAGGCTAGTAAAGTCATAGAATGTTGTGATATAAAATTGTAGGGgaattccgtggtggtccagtggctatgactctgCACTTCTACCGCAGGGGGCCGGGGTTCCATTCttggtctgagaactaagatcccacaagcccggAGGCACgcggctaagaaaaaaaaaaaattgtagaatgTAGATAAAAATCAGTAATAAATAGTAGTTTTGAGTATTACTGAGCAAAGATGAATCATGGAATGTTAAGACATAGGAGTGTCAAATATGAaaaattgctattattattaagcAATACAAAGAACATTATCATGGAATGTTGAGATAAAATCATAATATATAGAAAATCACATTATTATTGAGCAATAATCCTTCCAAAAGCATTTTAAAGTGTTGGGAATGTTTAGGGCACAGGATTgcgcaatatttttctttctttctttctttttaatggaatTCTAGAATTCTAAGAACATAGATCTTTAGAAACCAGCTAGTCCAGCGAGCTGAGGTAACTCTAAATAGAGAAATTAAATGTTAGTCCAAGCTCGCAGGGCAGGTAAACCGCAGAGCCCAGCACTGGAACGTTAGGAATGCGGCCGCACCGGCCTTGCGCCGGCTGGCTGCGCTGATGGCCGCCCGTGTCCGCAGCTTCTTCTCCATCCCCTCGGGTCTCCCCTCAggcctccccctgccccaagGAGGCCAACAGAGCGCTGCTCAACGACAACTCTTGCTGGACCATCATCGGCACCGAGTCGGTGGAATTCTCCTTCAGCACCAGCCTGGCGTGTACCCGGGAGCCGGTCACTCCAGTGCCGCTCATCAGCACCCTCG from the Dama dama isolate Ldn47 chromosome 23, ASM3311817v1, whole genome shotgun sequence genome contains:
- the RBPJL gene encoding recombining binding protein suppressor of hairless-like protein, with product MDPVGADPSAPPGPLTHLSLPDSSEARPQSGADGRSLPGSWTRSASEPSAVLREGVRRCLQQQCEQTVRILHAKVAQKSYGNEKRFFCPPPCVYLAGPGWRVKPVPGQAHQSGETGPLVCGYMGLDGASGSAAETQKLNFEEQPDSREFSCAKTLYISDADKRKHFRLVLRLMLRGGRELGTFHSRLIKVISKPSQKKQSLKNTDLCISSGSKVSLFNRLRSQTVSTRYLSVEDGDFVASARQWAAFTLHLADEHCSQGDFPPREGYVRYGSLVQLVCTVTGITLPPMIIRKVAKQCALLDVDEPISQLHKCAFQFTGDHPGGGGTYLCLATEKVVQFQASPCPKEANRALLNDNSCWTIIGTESVEFSFSTSLACTREPVTPVPLISTLELSGGGDVATLELHGENFHAGLKVWFGDVEAETMYSPRSLVCVVPDVAVFGSDWRWLRTPITVPVSLVRTDGLFYPSAFSFTYTPEYSARPGALGAPGATAAPAADADALLESIHHEFTRTNFHLFIQT